GCTAATTGTTTAGCAAAAGCTGTCAGGCCGACCTGATCTTTGACACATCACTGGCTTTCTTCTCCCTTACTGCCAAGGTGATTCAGCCACGTCTTTGGCAGTGTTAATCTCCCACTTGGAGTGCGTTTTGTTCAAAGTACCTTGATGTTGCATTAACCTTGGGTTATGCTATTTAAAAAGATATACTAAGTTCACCaattgtgtattaaaaaaaaaaaaaggaccacttttatttgctcacatTGTAAGTATCACCTTGTATTAACAGGACTTCAAAGTGGTGCACCACAAAGTTTGTGGAATgttataaaagaaagaagagaaagaaaaaaaaaggtctttctgATGGTGGGGGTCAAATTTCAGCTTGATAAAAAAACGTTCATGCCACAGTTTGAAATACAAGTTACACTGGTATTAGCATGTAAGTAAGAGGTGCACAACTGGTGAAGGAAAAGGGTTGCTCTCTTTCATCCCTTCCATCCCTTAATTCCCTTTGCCCCATTTTACGTCTCTTCTCTCAGCATTTCCTCTGCATTATTGTTTCAGTTCTGAAAGCAGCATGCTATAAAAGCTCGCCCCAAGTGAAAAGATGCCTGTATACGTACAGTGTGCAGTGCTACCCTACTGTGTTACTGAtggagcagaaaggaaggaggcCTCCTCTTTCTGCTAGACCTAATCTGAGTTCTCCTGATACGTGCTGCCAGACAATCCCAAAGACTTTCAGACTTCATCCCCTATAAACAGTTATTAAAACCAAAGTAGAATAAAAAGGTAACAGCAAGCTCTCCTGCAAGAGtcgcacacaccccccccccaaacaaccGACCCTGAGCTGAAACATGCAATAATATATTGTGCTTGATCAATTCCCCCTTTGTAGATGGGCTCGCACAGATTTAGTGAGACTCTAATTCAATCCTGGACAACCTGCGACCTCTTTTGGTCAATTAACAAAATGAGCAAGAGGACAAAAGAAGGCTGAAAAGCCTTGGTGTAGTCGCCCATCGAGGCATTAAGCAAGGCTGATCTCTCTTCCAACAGatctttaatttaatttcccGAGGAAAAGTCTCTATCTACTCTTACACCGTACTCTTCACACATAAGATCGGGTATTTTTTATCCTGCTATGCACAGTAGGTCTTTCAAAATAGTATCTGAAAGGTATCATTACTGAATGAGGAACAGAGGACACAAACTGTATAGTTGATTCTAACGATCTAAAAAGACCTGATTTGTAAAAAGTGCAGTTTTCGAGATTCACAGTGTCATGGCCAGTACCCCGAGCAATAACGCACATACTCTTCCACTTGAATTTGGACACATGAACAACTGATGAACTACAGGAAGGTGAGCTTCAGTGTTAATGATGAAGGGGTTGAAAATAGAGCAGTAGTCTGGCTCTTACCAGTCCCACGGCAGAATGTATTTGTGTAAGGCAGTATCTGCGAGCATTATTGGTTTTACTCTGCATGAAGAGCAGGCTCCTATGGCTGCAACACTCTATATGTCTACGTGTACACCTCTTGAGCCCCTTCCACATCAGCTCGCAGGAGAGCTTCAGGAAGGATGGTCACAAATTCTGGCAATGCCAATTCAGATTGTCTCCATCAAAGTCAAGCTGAGCTAACCGGGGGAGCGAAACAAGCCGAGCAGAACCGGGGGCGGAATTTGCAGTGGCTACAGTCAGAACACAAACCCACGCATGGTGTAAAATCGACGTGGGGTTTTGCTGTTGGGGTTTTGagggggttgtttggtttgttgtcgtccccccccccccccccagatttACGAGGATGTTGCAGTGGAAACCGTTTTCTTATGGACGGAGGGAAAAGTTTTAGAGTTCTCCAGAAAACACTTTAAATGAGGGGAGGCACCTCCACGAGGCAGGGACGTGACACGGACCGAGCCCCGTGCCGGACTGCAACATCTGTGCAAAACCCTGCGTGTGCGTGTGCGCGTGTGAAGGgttcccccacctccccgggACACGCAGCTGTCACGCCAGCTGAGAGCCGGCCCGAGGTGCGCCCCGGACCTGCGTGCGGGTGGGTGCGGGTGCGAGCAAAGGCACGCCTCCTCCACGGCCGGGGCTCTCCGTCAGCCCCCAAGCAGGCAGGATGGTAGCGAGGAGTCCAAAATAAAGGGCACCCCCTCCCGCCGGCTTCGCTCCCGTCTCCTCTCCCGGTGCCAAGCAGACCCAGGCGGACACAGCCACGGGCACGCAGCACTCCTCCGTGAAACAAAAGGCCCGCGACgttgccccccgccccccccccccccccccccgctcccccgcgCCGTGCCCCTTCCAGCTGATTTCTAAGAAGAGCCCACAAACCCCCCGGCACCGCCCGCCCAGCCCTCCCCGACCGAAACCTGGATTTGGCGCGGGCCGGCGctcccccgccgcgccgcgccgctcgTTATTCATGGCGCGGGGCgggccggcggccgcggcgctATATAGGGCGGCCCGGGCGGCAGGAGGGGACGGccgggcgcggagcggagccggcggcgggcggcgacGGGAATAAACCGGAGGGACCCTCtcctttgatttgtttttctccccttctctgtTTGCCCCCTTCTCcgctctttctccttctttcttttccgGAGCGTTTTTGGACCAAGTTTTCTTCAGACCGTCGGGGCTtggctttttacattttttttaaattttttttttacttttacaaagcgggttttttgttgttttttttttttttcctgactgttgtgtgtgccccccccaaccaaaacccaaccagaaaaaaaagttagtgtCGAGCCAAGCGATTCAGGCGCTCCGCAGAgaggagtggggggggggggggggggggagagagaaggcgAAAAAGAAAAGGTTGCCTTTGTTGCCGCCGAGCTCCCGGCACCTTTATGGGCTTGCGGGCCGGCGGCTGAAGAGCGAGCGGGCCGGCGGCGCAGCGCTCCGGGCGGCTCCtcgccccgcagcccccctcgccggcggcggcgcccgcccgcccggctcTGCCCGTCCCGCTCCGCGGCGGGGGGCGCCTCCCGGCGGGGTCCGTCCCcccgtgtcgtccccccccccccggctccttCCTCCGCCGGTTGCCATGGTGCCGCGGCCCGGCGTGCTGTGGGcagtggcggcggcggcgctggcgCTGCTGGtccggcgggcggcggcggcggcggcgctggcggGGCCGGTGGTGCGGTGCGAGCCCTGCGACGCGCGGGCGCTGCAGCAGTGCAAGCCCCTGCGGCCCGACTGCGCCGAGCGGGTGCGGGAGCCCGGCTGCGGCTGCTGCCTCACCTGCGCCCTGCGGCCGGGCCAGCCCTGCGGCATCTACACGGAGCGCTGCGGCGCCGGGCTCAGCTGCCAGCCGCGGCGGGAGGAGGCGCGGCCGCTGCAGGCGCTGCTGGAGGGCCGCGGGCTCTGCACCAACGGCACGGCGGGCGGCAAGCTGCGGGCCTTCCTGCTGCCCGGACCGCACGCCGCAGGTAAGGCGGGGGTGGCCAGACGGGCAGAGCtgctcttttggggggggggggggaatggggagcgggggtggggaggagggcacGCGGCTCCCGCGGGTGCGGGGGGCTGCGGAGCCTCCacggagagagagagggaagggtcCGGCCCCGCTGTGGCTGGCAGGGGGGTGCGGGCTCGGTCCGGGAATGCTGAGCGCAGGGCGGGCGGGGGGGTAACTCCCCCTGGCCCGGGAGCGGGGCGTCGGGAGCAAAGCGTTTGCACGGCGGTCTGTGAGAGGACGCTGGGTTTTCGCCCGCGCTGCAAATAAATCTTGGGTCGAGCGAAGCTTTCCCGTAGCTCTTGCGCGTCTTGCGAAGGAGAGGTTCACAGAGcgggttttgttttgtttgaagagGAAGGGACGGCTGGAAAAAGTTCTGTTAGCACGCACATTTGGAAACTTAAGACAGGGAAACTTGGGATTCAGATCAAGAGAGCACAGCCCCTCTGTGCAAACGTTTCATTAAACTGTTTGCTGACCAGCAGCAAGTATGTTAACATCTGTTTAATAGAAAAGTGTGTCAAAAGGCTCTGcactgtttgcatttttaaaaggccaGTTTTTCTGCTGGGTTGCAGGGGCTCTTTGGCTGGCCTCTCCTTAGCCGAGGAAGTGGCACCAGTGCTCCGGCTAACGGGCTGCTACGAGAGTACGCGATGCCTTATTACAATTATTTATGTCCTGCACCCAGGCTGTGACAATTTGAATGACGGTGCAGGGGTACTCGCTGAAGTTTTAAATCTCATTGGAACATGGAGCGGCTTCCTTCATCCCATCAACTTTGGGTACTCATCCTTCGCACGAGCTGGAGGCGAGGGGCCAGGTCTGGCTGTTGAGGGTCGGTGCTGTTCAGTGGAGGGGTAGCGCTTTTAACGGTGGCCGTTAGAGAAGGCGAAAGGGGAAGACGGAGGTGCGCTTTGCCGaaaatctttccatttgccGCCTAAATAGTCATATTGCCGAGTTCCTGTTTCTGCATTCCTGGCTGAGGGAGAACTCCCCATTTTGAAATCAGTAAGAGCTTTGATTCCTTAAAAAGTGCAAAAGTAGGACCCTCACAGTTCACATTCAGGGGGTGAGGGCTGCAGACCTGGGGTGCGAGAAGGAAGAAGTTGGCTGAACCCGTGCGACCCGTAGTGCCCACGTCCTCGTGGGGTCGGACCGCTCCTCCAAATCCCGCGCTCCCTGGGACACCCCCTCCCCGCGCAGGAGCGCATCGTCTCCCGTACGGACGGCTAGGGCCCGCCTCGTGCTACGCTTTTGGTCGTTCCTAGTTGGCAGAAATGGCTGGAAATCGCTGCGGGGTGGTGTATATTACAGCACCTCCTCAAGAGCAGCTGTAGTAGGCCGCTGACTTACTTTCCAGTTCAGTTTTTTGGGGGCACAGAAGTGTTAAGTAGTAGTGTGCATGCGCAACCCTTctaagctgttttttaaaagagagcAAGGAACTCTCACAGCAGTTTAGTTTCTGTTACGAGGGTGTGAAGCTGACATGGCACCAAGTTTTGCGAAACGGAGTTAATCGAATACGCTTCGCAGTTGAAAATGTGGCATTACGACTGTTCCAAATCGAAGTGTAAGAAGTGCTATTGAAACGTGATGGTCTATCTAAACTGAAATGACCAGCCTGGTAATTATTTAATGCACATTAAGAGGATTTTCTACTTATTTTTTGGTAGAGGAGGCAAACTAATGGACTGCACTTACTGCAGAAAACCTGGCAGGCGTAGTGTTTATATTTAGGAGATTCAGGTTTATAGCATTTTATTGTGTCATTTCTTGCAAACTTCACTgagaatgtggaaaaaaaaataccactgtTTAAAAACAGGACATTAAACCACCAGAAATATGTTCAAATACCGCTGAGAGTCTGAGTTAAACCcacaaaagccaggaaattTAGACTTAAGACTTAAACTTCCTTAATCCATTTGCACTGGGAGTTGGATTTTCCTGGTCAATTATGTCCATTGCCAGCAGTGGCTACACTAAAACCGCCAGTCCCAGGATGTCAGCTcgcatccctcctcctcctcctcgtgtTCCTCCCCTGTTCCTGTGTATTGGCAGTGCCACTGTACTGCTGCCTGTGGGGAAGAATTTAGAGTCAATGGGCTATGTGAACGTGGGCTTTCAGGGTTAGCACCGAATTTCTTGGCTTTTGTGGTTTTTCAGTGAGCCATCAAGTACGATTTTAATACAGATTTCCAGGATGTTCCCTGCATATCGGTTATCATTGTGCACTCCCAATatgatttcctttaaaaaaaaaagtggccaGCAGCCAAGGCAGCGACTCGTGGGACTTAGCTACTTAGCTGATAGTAATATCCAAACTCGAAAAATTCCCCGGAGGAAACGCAGCCAGTTACAGTTACACTGCAGGAGTCTCCTCAGAGGGAGAAATGCAGTGTAGACAAATACCTCAGGAGGTACAGGAACACTGGGCTTATgcagtattttggaaaaatgtgCTTCTCCTGTATTTTTGTGGATGGtagtttaaagagaaaatatttttgaagcttATGATGAAAGCAGATGTTTGTCCTTTGACACCATTGCAGAATGAATGGCATTTTTTTGTCCATTACCTTTAAAGTGCTTTTTGTACACTTAGAAATGTTTCTGATTTTAACAGCAGAAGAATGAAGAcgtgctatttttttccttccctgttctGCATGTTGAATaaaattaagaaggaaaaagtattaaaaatagctACCTAGAACCGTGAAACTTAGCGTGGTAGAATTTGTTGTACGAAcgcctcttttaaaaaaaaaaaatcaccatccTGGGGAAGACGGAGTCACACCACAGCCCAGAAGTTACCCACGCAGCCGCGTCCAGCTGAAGTTGACGGAGCCGGCCGTGGGTCGGCAGCCAGTGGGGCTGCCGCGGGCGCCGCGGGGCGAGAAGCTGGGATGGTGGTGGCCGGCAGCCGAGTGGAGGTGGCCGGTTTTCGGGTGTCGGGCAGCCTGCGGGGACGGGGCGGTGGGGTGCCTCGCGAGGCTGCCGGGAGCAAGGGGATGCTTCAGTTACGAAAGGGCATCGCTCGGCAGCAAAGGCACGGATGCATGCGGAACGCCGAGTTGTTCGTCCTTTCATATATCGCTGGTTtgtgaaggaaaatgaagctCGTAAACTCGTCTGGAGGCTTGTTGCCCTTCCGGACGCAGCTGGCAGTTGATTAACATTATTTCTTCGCTGCATTTGTTCTTCTCGAAGGAAATTCCAGTGATTCAGAAGAAGAAGACCGGAGTACCAGCAGCATGGAAAATCAGGCCATCCCGAACTCCCACAGGGTGCCAGATTCCAAACTGCATCCACCGCACATCAAAATAGATATCATCAGGAAAGTGCAAGCCAAAAACACGCAGCGCTATAAAGTAGAATATGATTCGCAGA
The Haliaeetus albicilla chromosome 21, bHalAlb1.1, whole genome shotgun sequence genome window above contains:
- the IGFBP3 gene encoding insulin-like growth factor-binding protein 3 encodes the protein MVPRPGVLWAVAAAALALLVRRAAAAAALAGPVVRCEPCDARALQQCKPLRPDCAERVREPGCGCCLTCALRPGQPCGIYTERCGAGLSCQPRREEARPLQALLEGRGLCTNGTAGGKLRAFLLPGPHAAGNSSDSEEEDRSTSSMENQAIPNSHRVPDSKLHPPHIKIDIIRKVQAKNTQRYKVEYDSQSTDTLNFSSESKQETEYGPCRREMEDTLNHLKILNVLSPRGFHIPNCDKKGFYKKKQCRPSKGRKRGYCWCVDKYGQPLPGYDGKGKGDVHCYNLESK